In one window of Tachypleus tridentatus isolate NWPU-2018 chromosome 2, ASM421037v1, whole genome shotgun sequence DNA:
- the LOC143241117 gene encoding uncharacterized protein LOC143241117 yields the protein MMDIFRKVFTRQDKEKKESRRHVVCAEEECVTNVLFSVCSKWIVLHYRQRCDKQLLLVYSLGSQTENVGEAIWFIQRFLWNCDILLKTCGTHVAYNYNETLEISWDALYTPAHRDRKMQYIICLRFCDTVQTQVTKGLISGTII from the exons ATGATGGACATTTTTCGCAAAGTATTTACTCGACAagataaagagaaaaaagaaagtcGGCGCCATGTTGTTTGTGCAGAAGAAGAGTGTGTCACGAACGTACTTTTTAGCGTATGTTCCAAATGGATTGTCTTACATTATCGCCAGCGATGTGACAAACAGTTACTTCTG GTATACAGTTTAGGAAGTCAAACAGAGAACGTGGGAGAAGCTATATGGTTTATCCAAAGATTTCTGTGGAACTGCGATATCCTGTTGAAGACATGTGGCACTCACGTGGCATATAATTACAATGAAACTTTGGAAATTTCCTGGGATGCATTATATACACCTGCTCATAGAGATAGAAAAATGCAATATATTATATGCCTTAGATTCTGCGATACAGTACAAACACAGGTAACGAAAGGACTAATTTCTGGAACCATCATTTAG